GACATCCTTGCAGCGTTTGATGATGCAATTGCTGATGGTGTTGATGTAATCTCGCTTTCCGTCGGAGGGTCATTCGCGATTGATTATTTCAACGATTCCATTGCTATCGGAGCTTTCCATTCGATGAAAAACGGAATCCTCACATCAAATTCTGCTGGTAATTCAGGACCTCAGCTTGCAAGTATCACAAATGTTTCACCTTGGTCCCTCTCAGTAGCTGCGAGTACCatagatagaaaatttttcactgAGGTCAAATTGGGTAATGGTGAAATTTACAAGgtaaaaaagtttttaaaaaagccctaattttcatatattaactCCATGTTttacaaattctaatattaagtACATATTTTAGGGAACATCTATAAATACTGTTGAGCTCAAACACAATTTGTACCCTCTCATATATGGTGGAGATGCCCCAAATACTAAAAAAGGATATGATAGCTCCGAATCGAGGTAACATAACGAGTAATTTTACGAATCATGAAGTTGATTTCGGGTTTGGTTTACGAATGtttataattaagaaaaaatgttACTTGAAATGCAAGGTATTGCTCGGAAGACTCACTGGATAAGGCCTTAGTTAAAGGGAAGATTGTTCTTTGTGATTCTGTAAATAGTGGTGAAGGTCCATTAGCTGCAGGAGCTGTTGGTGCTATAATGCAGTATTACTTGGATTCCGCCTTCAATTTTCCATTACCCGTTTCATGCTTGGGGTCCGATGATGGAACCGATGTCTCGACCTACTTGAACACAACAAGGTTCGttttcgaaaataaaaattcttcattagtgaatttgttaaataaattattgaactatATTTCTTGCCATGTTTTGGTAGAAAACCGAAAGCAAACATATTGAAAAGTATTGAAGAAAAGGATGAACAAGCTCCATATgtgatttcattttcatcaagaGGGCCTAACCCTATTACGTACGACATTCTAAAGGTGAACTCGTTGAATTTCTCATGTTGTTTTCGATGTATCATCCGTTCCGGACTTTGGACATCTTAATTTTATGTGTATGCAGCCGGATTTGACTGCGCCCGGGGTCGACATTTTGGCAGCATGGTCTCAAGGGACAACTGTAACCGGCTACGAAGGTGACAATCGGATTGTTCCATACAACATACTCTCCGGCACATCGATGTCTTGCCCTCATGCAACCGCTGCAGCGGCCTACATCAAATCGTTTAATCCGACATGGTCACCTGCTGCAATTAAATCTGCTCTAATGACTACGGGTATTGCTTCAAAAAGCAAGCTCATAAAGCACTGCATATAATTTTATCCTGATTTTGGCTCTTGTTACTGCAGCTGTTCCATTAAGTCTTGAGACCAACACCGATGCCGAGTTCGCATTCGGATCAGGCCATTTGGTTCCTTCCTCAGCGCTTGATCCCGGGTTGATTTATGATGCCGGAGAGATCGATTACGTTAAATTTCTATGTGGTCAAGGATACGATACGGAAACTGTTAGACTTGTTACCGGAGATCGAAGCAAGTGCTCGGACTCCATTAATGGGACAGCATGGGATCTAAATTATCCATCGTTTGCTTTGTCAGCAACTCCTGGAAAATCTACAAGGCGAGTGTTTCATAGAACGGTGACGAATGTTGGCTCGGGTGTTTCAATTTATAAGGCAACGGTGAAGGCTCCTCCAGGACTCGAAATCGAAGTTCAGCCGAATTTGCTTGGATTCAAGGCTATAGGggaaatgaaatcatttattgTGAAAGTTAAAGCTAAAATTGATGGCAACAACATCACCAACATGATGCTTTCGGGTTCTTTGATTTGGGATGATGGGTTGCATCAAGTGAAAAGTCCCGTTGTTGCATTTGCTTTGGAAGAAGAATGATGGGAAAGAGCAATATTCGAAtatcaatttttgaatttgaaattatgaagaagaTAATAAAGAAGACATTAATCACATATGAATTaccataatttaataatatatgtcGGTTAAGTCTTAACTCAATTGATAATGCTACTAttgcaataatttaaaagaCGTAATTTAGTAAACCTATTTAACGGTTGGACGACTTTGTCAGTCGAATAAATTCAGTCCAATTTTAGTTGGATTTAAACaaggtaaattttaatttagataaattcaaacttaattaaaattactgtCAAGTATGGGTGCAATAACCTCCATTATACATCTATTCACTCCCTCTAAAGCACCCTCCAAGTTCCCCCTCTTGCCgaaaatagattaaagaaataatccttCGCAATCTTGGCCATCTCATCTATATTAGTCGTTACCGATCCATCCTCCCTTTTAAACTTCTTAATATGATTGATTCTCCGCCTTGTGAAGCAAATCTGTGGAAAAAAGCCGTATTTCGATCCCCATTCTTTAACCAATTTGCTCTCGCCCTTTGCTCCCAAATATAATTCCTCTGTATCTATCTCCATATTGAGTTCCAACTTTGCTTCAATTAAGTCACCAAGTATCCCATTCGTTCGTTCCTTCTCATTAATATCCATCACCCTTTCCTCTAAATCCCTTATCATACCACCCTTATCCCTTTTTAATCTTCGGGACCAACGTAATAGACCATCTCCAAGATCCTTAAGACGATCCTAAACCTCTTTTCTACTATTGTTCCATAGGCATCGAATTTCCTCTTCACACGAATTTTCTATCAGCCACCATTGTTCAAATCGAAATCTCTCTACTTTAGGACCCTAGACATCATCATCTGTATACAACAATAATGGGCAATGATCCGAAAAAGAGTGCACCATATGCTTGATCCTATAATTTGGGAATAACATCCACCAATCCATGTTTGCCACAAAACAATCAAGCCGCTCCCTAATATTATTGTTCTCAAAATTTTCCCTTTCCCATGTAAGCCACGACCCAGTAAACCCCAAATCCTCAAGTTGACATTGTTCCAAAGTCTCTCTAAATCTCTCCATTCTCTCTCCCTTCCTACCACCCCTCCCCCATTTTCAAACGAATACAGTATCTCATTAAAGTCCCCTCCAACCAACCATGGTAAACTGCTAATCTCACCCTAAGTCTTTAACAGATTCCAAGTCACCTCCTTTAAACGAGCATTAGGAGACCCATAAAATCCTGTAAATCTCCACTTCCTATCAACAGACTCCTCTTCAACTTCCACCTCAATATGATTGATCGAGAAACTCCTCAGATTTACTATAATTCCTTCCTTCCATCCTATACTCAGCCCACCCCTCGTACCCTCAGACGATACATCAATACCATTATGAAACCCACGCTGTCATCGAACGCGTTCCATCCTTCTACAGTTCAACTTAGTCTCCATCAAGAAGACCACATAGGGACGATTGGCTTTCAACAGGTGCTGAAACCTTCTTCTAGCTCGAGGGCTCCCTAACCCGgtcgaaatttattttataataatataatattttatatatcaattaattattacaaaatattttctaattataaaataaaatttgattgttAAAAAGGAATTGTACtacaatattttataacaattatatttatttgtgtttgtttcatggagaacaatgtaaaatataaatttatatataaaaataaactcaattaaacaacgaaaagatgagaaaatttcaaatgtatgtttgtttcattgtaAATTACTTTTATGAAATGTTTTACGGATATATATCAAATAACAGAAAATATTGTACATAGATTCAttcaaacactagaaaatattagctttctaaaaaagtaagtcatttttcgAAATAATTTTTCAGTATGTCATTTTAGTAAAACAAATGGAGTCTAAAAACAAATGCATTAATGAGTAATAACCCTTACCTAATTCAATACTTATAAAAaagtttaatgataaatttggtcACCAATGTTTGTATGTTTTGTTAAAACAGCTCTAATTATCTTTTGAGTCTCTTTTAGCTATCAACTTTTGTTCTTTCAATATGCTTTTCTAAcagttttaatgaataaattcaaggtttcaatttttcttttctttcaaaaggtGTCAATCTTTCATACGTTTGCTTCTTGAGAAGTATTTCtattgagttaattttttagataattacgtttattttctttaaattaagagttattttataatttaatgtattatttatttattttattattttccacatgaaattatcttattgggttatcttagtaataaattatatctcattaaaatatttcacatatgaaATTCCACATCATCCTCGTTAACTTTTTAACGGTACTTTCattaaatatgttagaaaaataGATTGAAAAAGAACAAAGATTGATGGCCAAAAAAGGCCCAAAAACACAATTAGgactattttaacaaaatatgcaAATGTTACTagccaaatttatcattaaaccaaaaaaaatcacgACCATTTGAATTCTAACTAAATAAGGTCTCTAAAcattaattaatgatatttaaatttttattcttttaacttttcttgaCACATGGCAGCGTGTTATTAGTTACaaaatgatattaataattttgtaacgAAATTTGGATTGAGGCAACCGAATATACAAATATAGGTTGATATagattgataaaaaaattatacaaatatgaAAGTGATAATTTAACTATAATATAGGAGCgggtttttacaaaaatattataaaaaaattaaaaataattaaaatgctataacttttttttatttaccaaactatatatattttttatttaccaaaatatataaaaaaaacaaaacaaaaaaaaaaaacctgacacCAGATCATGCCAATTAAATTGggggcaccaaaggtgccaaataAATTGgtggcaccaatggtgccaatgtAATTGGCGGCACCATGGtgccaaagaaaaaaaatgtgtaaTTGCTTTCTAAGccctcattatttattattttctttttattccccttcaactcatttttttatttaataactctattttaatttaataaactattaattaatacttaattttttaaattaaaatagagttattaaatgagagaattctaattaagtgaCTATCTGTGTTTCAAGGAcctgacatgcaaatttaccattttaaattttgaaagtgaattgctgCTGCTTGCGCACTAAAATTGAGatgtggctaattgccttctaagccctccttatttattattttctttttttccccttcaactcatttttttatttaataactctattttaatttaataaactatactcatttaataactctattttaatttaataaactattaagtaatacttaattttttaaattaaaatagagttattaaatgagagaattctaattaagtgaCCATTTGCAGTTTTAAGGACCTGatatgcaaatttaccattttgaattttgaaagtgaattgctgctgctgcttgcgcactaaaattgaaatgtggctaattgccttctaagccctccttatttattattttctttttattccccttcaactcaattttttatttaataactctattttaatttaaaaattaagtattacttaatattttattaaattaaaatagagttattaaatgagaatagtttattaaattaaaatagagttattaaataaaaaaatgagttgaaggggaaaaaaagaaaataaattgatacaaaacataaattctaatttaaagtaagtatcaaattgatacaaatttaaaatataaccaCACAAAATTCACACATGGAAATGGACAATTACAATAAATAAGTTAGTGAATGCCAACACAACTTCCAAAATGTCACCACGTGTTGATTTACTAATGACTTGTCCTATTGAATTGATGgaatttaaaaggtttaattttgcatttgacCCCTAAAATTGACACTTTCTTCTAATTTAGCacttgtgatttttttaattataacgtggtacctaaactattttttgttaatggttttggttttctttaacgccattaaaaaaaatgaaatagcaTTCAAGGTTATAACACATgaagaaaatatctaatttcttttcaaaagtgtatatatatatatatatatatatagaaattaaacgtatgtatatttttaaaaagaaaagtcaAATTCGTATCAAAAATATTGTTCAAgtaatatttgataaataagatTAACCATGCTGTTTAGTTCAGCATCAAGTTAGCTCATCATGTCTCAGAACCATATCATCATACAGTGGCGAAGCCATGTTGAGGGCATAGCCAcccaaagtttaaaattttcaaacttagtCCTTTGTAAATTTACACTATATCTCtcctaaaaatataagta
This genomic window from Gossypium raimondii isolate GPD5lz chromosome 10, ASM2569854v1, whole genome shotgun sequence contains:
- the LOC105775705 gene encoding cucumisin, giving the protein MATKSSSTSAVSDDDRKVYIVYMGERPNGEFSAERLHINILEQVLGSGGSSSLLHSYHRSFNGFVAKLTNDDAHKLANMEGIVSVFPNQMKQLHTTRSWDFMGFSKNVIRTNLESNIIIGMLDTGIWPESESFNDEGFGPPPKKWKGICQKSSNFTCNNKIIGARYYKADKNFHPTDIQSPRDSEGHGSHTSSIAAGALVHKASLSGLASGLARGGVPSARIAVYKICWADGCSDADILAAFDDAIADGVDVISLSVGGSFAIDYFNDSIAIGAFHSMKNGILTSNSAGNSGPQLASITNVSPWSLSVAASTIDRKFFTEVKLGNGEIYKGTSINTVELKHNLYPLIYGGDAPNTKKGYDSSESRYCSEDSLDKALVKGKIVLCDSVNSGEGPLAAGAVGAIMQYYLDSAFNFPLPVSCLGSDDGTDVSTYLNTTRKPKANILKSIEEKDEQAPYVISFSSRGPNPITYDILKPDLTAPGVDILAAWSQGTTVTGYEGDNRIVPYNILSGTSMSCPHATAAAAYIKSFNPTWSPAAIKSALMTTAVPLSLETNTDAEFAFGSGHLVPSSALDPGLIYDAGEIDYVKFLCGQGYDTETVRLVTGDRSKCSDSINGTAWDLNYPSFALSATPGKSTRRVFHRTVTNVGSGVSIYKATVKAPPGLEIEVQPNLLGFKAIGEMKSFIVKVKAKIDGNNITNMMLSGSLIWDDGLHQVKSPVVAFALEEE